The Clostridium chauvoei genome has a window encoding:
- a CDS encoding PadR family transcriptional regulator — MDKRNRLVAPRNVVNTKMLYSFYILKELAKGETIFGNKVLEAFKYRFEGSELPFPVSSSTIYETLYDLETKGYVKSHWSGDEFLNKRSKKIYSITDEGVYYYKNHISDYVNNLNKTKSTLDVMIEMLVK, encoded by the coding sequence ATGGATAAAAGAAATAGACTTGTTGCACCTAGAAACGTAGTTAATACGAAAATGCTTTATAGCTTTTATATTCTTAAAGAACTTGCTAAAGGAGAAACTATTTTTGGTAATAAAGTTTTAGAAGCCTTCAAATATAGATTCGAAGGATCTGAATTACCTTTCCCAGTCTCTTCTAGTACTATATATGAAACTCTTTATGATTTAGAAACTAAAGGCTATGTAAAAAGTCATTGGAGTGGTGATGAATTCTTAAATAAGAGAAGTAAAAAAATATACTCCATCACTGACGAAGGAGTATATTATTATAAAAACCATATTAGCGATTATGTTAATAATTTAAATAAAACAAAATCCACTTTAGATGTTATGATAGAAATGCTGGTTAAGTAA